From a single Scomber japonicus isolate fScoJap1 chromosome 12, fScoJap1.pri, whole genome shotgun sequence genomic region:
- the LOC128368682 gene encoding immunoglobulin kappa light chain-like has translation MLFLPAAALCCLCSALVAMAAQLIQEDLTLTRRAGEKVSFSCQGTDQCGNTEKPYVLWLQKKDTETFKPILFMNRITGKLYKGYNHPQENDFSAVNKQKGWELQIQTVKLSHSATYYCNCVKAWYGIFGRGTKLFVDEQVMKPVVSVYPAASRAHLEGKSSLLCLASAMSPPLVQFSWKRQKKNGPLENLTSAEFEQLELRESGRSASILLLHQQEDSTYNYRCDVKHEWGTVEAQTEQEVPAAAASCPPEREPADLPALQQADLLFQSQCRVLLLCVLYTVLIVKSLVYCCGLSLLMILRNKGPSTNCTHAD, from the exons ATGcttttcctcccagctgctgctctgtgctgtctgtgttcag cgctggttgccatggcagcacagCTGATTCAGGAGGATTTAACATTGACCAGGAGAGCTGGTGAAAAAGTTTCCTTCAGCTGTCAAGGAACTGAtcagtgtggcaatactgaaaAACCATATGTATTATGGTTACagaagaaagacacagaaacattcaaacCGATTCTTTTTATGAACAGGATTACTGGTAAATTATATAAAGGTTACAATCACCCTCAGGAAAATGATTTCTCAGCTGTAAATAAACAGAAAGGCTGGGAGTTGCAGATCCAGACAGTTAAACTCTCACATTCAGCCACCTACTACTGTAACTGTGTGAAAGCT TGGTACGGCATCTTTGGCCGTGGCACTAAACTGTTTGTAG ATGAGCAGGTAATGAAGCCCGTGGTGAGCGTGTACCCAGCAGCATCCAGAGCCCACCTGGAGGGGAAGAGCTCCCTGCTGTGTCTGGCCTCAGCCATGTCTCCTCCTCTGGTCCAGTTCTcctggaaaagacagaagaagaacggCCCGCTGGAGAATCTGACCTCTGCTGAGTTTGAGCAGCTGGAGCTCAGAGAGTCGGGACGCAGCGCCTCcatcctgctgctccatcagcaaGAGGACAGCACATATAATTACCGCTGCGACGTCAAGCACGAGTGGGGCACAGTGGAGGCCCAAACAGAACAAG aggttccagctgcagcagcctcctgtcctccagagagagagccagCAGACCTGCCAGCTCTGCAGCAAGCTGACT tgctctTCCAGTCTCAGTGCagggtgctgctgctctgtgtgctgTACACAGTGCTGATAGTGAAGAGTCTGGTGTACTGCTGTGGACTCTCTCTGCTGATGATCCTCAGAAACAAGGGACCGTCCACCAACTGCACACATGCTGACTGA